In the genome of Monodelphis domestica isolate mMonDom1 chromosome 2, mMonDom1.pri, whole genome shotgun sequence, one region contains:
- the LOC100619416 gene encoding putative olfactory receptor 2B8: MKQNNESSFTGFILLGFSDQPQLELLLFILLLIFYLFTIFGNTTIILLSQLDPRLHTPMYFFLSNLSFLDLCYTTSIVPQLLVNLWGPDKSISYVGCASQLYISLALGSTECILLGMMAYDRYAAVCRPLHYMIIMHPRICSQMAAISWLSGFFNSLIQTTLTLHVPLCGKNRIDHFLCEVPPLLKLACVDTTINEAELFVVSVLFLLVPISFILVSYGHIVWTVLHMKSESGQRKAFWTCGSHLVVVSLFYGTAIYAYLQPTNSYSQDQGKFISLFYTVITPMINPLIYTLRNKDVKGAIKKALHMENTKIKRNMKR; the protein is encoded by the exons ATGAAGCAGAATAATGAAAGCTCTTTCACTGGATTCATTTTATTAGGCTTCTCTGATCAACCACAGCTGGAGCTTCTTCTCTTTATACTTCTTCTTATTTTCTACCTCTTCACTATATTTGGAAACACAACTATCATCTTGCTATCTCAGCTGGatcccaggctccacacccccatgtatttctttctctccaacCTCAGCTTCCTAGACCTCTGCTACACTACCAGCATTGTCCCTCAACTTCTGGTCAACTTATGGGGACCAGATAAGTCTATTTCCTATGTAGGTTGTGCCTCCCAgctctacatttccttagctttaGGGTCTACAGAGTGCATCCTCCTTGGAATGATGGCATATGACCGTTATGCTGCTGTCTGCCGGCCACTCCACTACATGATCATCATGCATCCTCGGATTTGTAGCCAGATGGCAGCCATCTCTTGGCTCAGTGGTTTTTTCAATTCCCTGATACAGACCACCCTGACTCTCCATGTGCCACTCTGTGGAAAGAACAGGATAGATCATTTCTTATGTGAAGTTCCTCCACTCCTCAAGCTAGCTTGTGTCGACACTACCATCAATGAAGCTGAGCTCTTTGTTGTTAgtgtccttttccttctggtgcCTATATCATTCATCTTGGTGTCCTATGGACATATCGTCTGGACAGTTTTACATATGAAGTCAGAATCAGGACAGAGGAAAGCATTTTGGACTTGTGGATCACATCTTGTGGTGGTCTCCCTCTTCTATGGTACTGCTATCTATGCCTACCTTCAGCCTACTAACAGTTATTCCCAGGACCAGGGAAAATTCATATCACTGTTCTATACTGTTATCACACCTATGATTAACCCCCTTATATATACACTGAGAAACAAGGATGTGAAAGGGGCAATAAAGAAAGCTCTACATATGGA AAACACAAagattaagagaaacatgaaaaggtaa